In Argiope bruennichi chromosome X1, qqArgBrue1.1, whole genome shotgun sequence, the genomic stretch CTATGTTTCTCTACCTGTACGCCAAAATTACAAATGGCAATGAACATATTTTGTAAAGAAGattgttttctgatttttccCAGGTCGTGATTTAATACGTTGTCTTTGGTAGAGAAAAGTAGAATAACAGCAGGCgagttttgaagattttaaaaaagttacttttatttcAGGCGAAGTATTTCTTCATCGACAAACTGAAGCTTATGAATCTTTATAATTGAAAAGTTGTAACTTTTatgaatatcgaatatttttcgAATAAGTGTGGTATTTCATCATGAAATATGCAAAACGATTAAAATAGTGGAGCTTTCATTTTCTCACATTAATGAAAAGTCATTTTTTGAaggattttaaattagaaatttaatttactctACGCTCATCTGTTCattattaaggaaattaaaatttaaaggttaaaaattgAATATGGAAGTAAAACTCGTTCAATCGAAAGGGAATGTACATGAATGTAAAATATGTGGTACAAAATGCAGTACTAAAAGCAATTTGAGCAGACATTTAAGTATTCATACACATGAGAAACCGAATTTATGTGAGATTTGTGGAAAAGCATTTAATCAAAAAAGAACTTTGAAAGCGCATTTGTTCATTCATACAGGAGAAAAATCTTATGCTTGTGATGTATGTGGTAAATCATTCACCTTTAAAggtgatttaaaaattcatttgcgtACTCACACACATGAAAGGCCTTATGGCTGTGATGTCTGTTGTAAAGCGTTTTCGTATAGAAAcactttaaaaagacatttgCGTATTCATACTAAAGAAAAACCTTATTCCTGTGATATTTGTGATAAAGTATTTTCGGATCGAAGCGCTTTTAAAATACATCTAAgaattcatacaaaagaaaaaccttatgcCTGTAATGATTGTGGCATAGGTTTTACGCAAAGGAGTACTTTACAACGACATTTACGTATTCATACAAAGGAAAAACCTTTTACCTGCGAAGTCTGTGGCAAAGATTTTACGCAGAGAAGCAATTTACATGGACATTTAcgtattcatacaaaagaaaaaccttatacCTGCGATGTCTGTGGCAAAGCTTTTACGCAGAGAAGCAATTTACATGGACATTTAcgtattcatacaaaagaaaaaccttatacCTGCGAAGTTTGTGGCAAAGCTTTTACGCAGAGAAGCAATTTGCATGGACATTTAcgtattcatacaaaagaaaaaccctATACCTGCGAAGTTTGTGCCAAATCGTTTTCATGCAGAAGttctttaaaaagacatttaagaaCTCATGGAAATGAAAATGCCTAATCCTGCAAAGTCCGTTTTGAAAcgttttatgataataataataatatcaaaacttatttgtatattcattCAATAGAAAACTTTTTATGCCGTAGAAAGAGTATTAACGGTTTTAGTGTAACAATTCATTATAGGCTCGTatggaattcatttaaaagaaaagaattgcatcgaataatataaattttaaaaaataattaattttcatattttaagctAAATGCTCATGATATTTTTGATAGGAATTAACTCTTGACTTTATAGGCTGCAAggatttattcaatataatttttttaactatttattttgatggtatgaattttaataaattctgcgtTAATGATTTCTTAATAAGGGACGTATGAATTATCAGCTTAGTGTAATCAAAACCCGTGAATGCGATATTTGTGAGAAGTGAATTAGTTTATGCTCATGTTGAGAAAAGCCATTTTATTAAATGGTAAATCTTCATTTGTTATCTGTATgctgaacatatttaaaatagaatcgaattattattgaatagaaatgaataatgTGATGAATATTGTGTATGAATAATATGATGCATTTAAGAcattatttatggaattttaaactacagcttttattttgcaataacatttttatgaaagtaattCTTGCAATTGGGATAAGTGAAAGCTAGTTTTCCTATTTAAGAAAGTAGCAGTAATTATGCAGTAAAGTAAGCTGTTTAATACGAACCagttattcattcatattcttttgaaaacagATGCGCTATTCGACTTTTGACAGAAAAACTGCTTTTAGTACATTATTTCATGCAGAAAACCATAGGAATTACAGGAAAAACTCGATATTACtcactttattatttcattataaactgAACTggatgtttaattattaattctgaatATCGAGATACATCCTAATCTTCATGGCATTACTTTATATTTGCAAAAGGGAATCTGGCGGCTACAGTAAGTCATAATATATAAGAATAGAGAAACAAAAGTGGTTGAAGTGATTTGATGAATTCAACCCTGCTCAAGAAGAATACGGACCTTCTGAAAGAaagtagataaaaaatttataattctacgCTTGAAATTCCCGGAGCAATTCGGTTGTCTGGAAAGAAGGTaaagttctttcattttattagtattcATGAAATCGattaatatattcttcaaataatctagattttttttaagtcaacaggaattaattttgtattaaaaaaatattcaatattatactGGAAACATGCTGAAGGAAAACATATCTAGCTAGGTTAGTGCATCATTGGTGTTATTTGATGTTATTTGATTTTAGTGtaagaaatactaattttttcGAATGCATAAGAGAccataaaaaatcaaatgtatcAGACGTACAAGTTCCAGAACTGCTTCACTTTTCCATGATTTCAAGAAATACTTTATTATCTATCCGAACTTTAtagttttaaccctttgcactcggaaaagtaattcgatgcatacaGGGTCTAGTTTATTGCTCCGATATATAATGGTTTTAAGTggaatttctccaaaaaaataaatctacatcttcttacaattctgtaggtatttttgaCAATCGaaactgaaaccaaaataaatataatgttaaaatatttcatcgtaTTCAATGGAGTCTGAGAGGTACCCTTCGAAAGCAAAGGCTTAATTTTTCGGCAGAATTCATTAAaacgaatttcaataaaatcatttttaattgatatatttgtaaattaaatttaaatttttagctcaTAATATTTAcgtaaaaatgtatattcttccTTAAATTCACATTGataatatttgaagtaataatgTAACAATGTGAAATATTATGTTTCTGAATCAATGACAACAGCATCCATTTTCAAATCCTCGTTTCTTGGACTTGAATTTTCcag encodes the following:
- the LOC129959361 gene encoding gastrula zinc finger protein XlCGF7.1-like, with translation MEVKLVQSKGNVHECKICGTKCSTKSNLSRHLSIHTHEKPNLCEICGKAFNQKRTLKAHLFIHTGEKSYACDVCGKSFTFKGDLKIHLRTHTHERPYGCDVCCKAFSYRNTLKRHLRIHTKEKPYSCDICDKVFSDRSAFKIHLRIHTKEKPYACNDCGIGFTQRSTLQRHLRIHTKEKPFTCEVCGKDFTQRSNLHGHLRIHTKEKPYTCDVCGKAFTQRSNLHGHLRIHTKEKPYTCEVCGKAFTQRSNLHGHLRIHTKEKPYTCEVCAKSFSCRSSLKRHLRTHGNENA